Proteins encoded together in one Eubalaena glacialis isolate mEubGla1 chromosome 7, mEubGla1.1.hap2.+ XY, whole genome shotgun sequence window:
- the VGLL4 gene encoding transcription cofactor vestigial-like protein 4 isoform X3 — translation MIKVRNKTANGDCRKDPRERSRSPIERAVAPTMSLHGSHLYTSLPSLSMEQPLALTKNSLDAGRPAGLSPTLTPVERQQNRPSVITCASASARNCNLSHCPIAHSGCAAGPASYRRAPSSATTCDPVVEEHFRRSLGKNYKEPEPAPNSVSITGSVDDHFAKALGDTWLQIKAAKDGASSSPESASRRGQPASPSAHMVSHSHSPSVAS, via the exons GAACAAGACGGCCAACGGGGACTGCCGGAAAGACCCCCGGGAACGGAGCCGCAGCCCCATTGAGCGAGCCGTGGCCCCCACTATGAGCCTGCACGGCAGCCACCTGTACAcgtccctccccagcctcagcaTGGAGCAGCCCCTTGCACTGACCAAGAACAGCCTGGACGCCGGCAGGCCGGCcggcctctctcccaccctgaCCCCGGTGGAGCGGCAGCAG AACCGGCCCTCGGTGATCACGTGCGCCTCCGCCAGCGCCCGGAACTGCAACCTCTCCCACTGCCCCATCGCGCACAGCGGCTGCGCGGCCGGCCCGGCCAGCTACCGGAGGGCCCCGAGCT cCGCCACCACCTGCGACCCCGTGGTGGAGGAGCATTTCCGCAGGAGCCTGGGCAAGAACTACAAGGAGCCCGAGCCGGCGCCCAACTCCGTGTCCATCACGGGCTCCGTGGACGACCACTTCGCCAAAGCCCTGGGCGACACGTGGCTCCAGATCAAGGCGGCTAAGGACGGCGCGTCGAGCAGCCCCGAGTCGGCCTCTCGCAGGGGCCAGCCCGCCAGCCCCTCTGCCCACATGGTCAGCCACAGCCACTCCCCGTCTGTGGCCTCCTGA